The Acipenser ruthenus chromosome 25, fAciRut3.2 maternal haplotype, whole genome shotgun sequence genome has a window encoding:
- the LOC117412066 gene encoding protein RFT1 homolog isoform X2, with protein MSSQEVLSSATKLASYNVLLQVMFRGLTFVLNAFTLRFVSKEIIGVVNVRLTLLYSTVVFLAREAFRRACLSGSTEQNWTQVINLLWLTVPVGALWSVMLGWVWLCLLEVPDPAGTPHYEVGVLLFGLSAVVELLAEPLWVLAQAHMFVRLKVIAESLSIIVKCLLTVLLVLLVPHWGLYIFSLAQLAYTSFLVLCYVLYFVKFLGSQEAEKSSFPLSRVRDLLPKCTRDKPVVNWRLAKLTWSFFKQSFLKQILTEGERYVMTFLNVLNFGDQGVYDIVNNLGSLVARFIFQPIEESFYIFFAKVLERGKQAKQQNTDDVTMAAAVLECLLKLVLLIGLTITVFGYAYSHLALDIYGGSLLSSGSGPSLLRYYSLYVLLLAVNGVTECFTFAAMSKEQVDRYNFVMLALSASFLSLSYFLTQWQGSVGFILANCLNMTLRIAHSVRYIQGYFSHSSSRPLAGLLPSPALLLVFLGSAGLTALSEVLLCCDSGWISRLVHIAVGAVCLLAVLITAFFTETKLVHFIRTQYLSRYTKKGM; from the exons atgagtTCGCAGGAGGTGTTGAGCAGCGCTACAAAACTAGCCTCGTATAACGTGCTGCTGCAG GTTATGTTTCGAGGGCTTACCTTTGTGCTCAATGCTTTCACGCTTCGCTTCGTGTCCAAAGAAATCATCGGGGTGGTGAATGTGAG GCTCACACTGCTCTACTCCACCGTGGTGTTTCTGGCAAGAGAAGCCTTTCGTAGGGCCTGTCTGAGCGGAAGCACAGAGCAAAACTGGACGCAGGTCATCAACCTTCTGTGGCTAAC AGTGCCTGTGGGGGCGCTGTGGTCGGTTATGCTGGGCTGGGTTTGGCTGTGTCTGCTGGAGGTTCCTGACCCGGCCGGTACCCCTCACTACGAGGTTGGGGTGCTGCTGTTCGGACTCTCCGCAGTGGTGGAGCTCCTGGCAGAGCCCCTGTGGGTGCTGGCCCAGGCGCACATGTTCGTGAGACTGAAG GTGATTGCTGAAAGTCTGTCCATCATTGTGAAGTGCCTCCTGACTGTGCTGCTTGTGCTTCTGGTTCCTCACTGGGGCCTCTACATCTTCTCGCTGGCTCAG CTCGCTTACACCAGTTTCCTGGTGCTGTGCTATGTTTTGTATTTCGTCAAGTTCCTCGGATCCCAGGAAGCGGAGAAGTCGTCTTTCCCTCTCTCCAGGGTCCGTGATTTATTACCGAAATGCACAAGAGACAAG CCAGTGGTTAACTGGAGACTGGCCAAACTGACTTGGAGCTTCTTCAAACAGTCATTCCTCAAGCAGATCCTAACAGAAG GTGAACGCTATGTCATGACCTTCCTAAATGTGTTGAATTTTGGAGACCAAG GAGTGTATGATATAGTGAATAACCTGGGCTCTCTGGTGGCCAGGTTCATCTTCCAGCCCATTGAAGAGAGCTTCTACATCTTCTTTGCCAAAGTGCTGGAGAGGGGGAAGCAAGCCAAGCAGCAGAACACG GATGACGTTACCATGGCAGCAGCGGTTCTGGAATGCCTCTTGAAGCTGGTGCTTCTGATTGGCCTGACCATCACGGTGTTTGGCTACGCCTACTCTCACCTGGCCCTGGATATTTATGGAGGGTCCTTGCTGAGCAGCGGATCAG GTCCCAGTCTTCTCCGGTACTACTCCCTGTACGTGCTGCTGCTGGCTGTCAACGGTGTGACCGAATGCTTCACCTTCGCTGCTATGAGCAAAGAACAAGTTGACAG GTATAATTTCGTGATGCTGGCACTGTCCGCCTCCTTCCTCAGCCTCTCGTACTTCCTGACCCAGTGGCAGGGCAGCGTGGGGTTCATCCTGGCAAACTGTCTCAACATGACGCTGCGCATCGCTCACAGCGTGCGCTACATCCAGGGCTACTTCTCCCACAGCTCCTCCAGGCCTCTGGCTGGCCTGCTCCCCTCCCCAGCCCTGCTGCTGGTCTTCCTTGGCAGCGCAGGGCTCACCGCCCTCTCGGAG GTGTTGTTGTGTTGTGATAGCGGCTGGATCTCACGGCTGGTGCATATAGCCGTGGGGGCTGTGTGTCTGCTGGCTGTTCTGATCACAGCGTTCTTCACCGAGACCAAATTAGTTCATTTTATAAGAACTCAATACTTATCCCGTTACACGAAAAAGGGAATGTAA
- the LOC117412066 gene encoding protein RFT1 homolog isoform X1, protein MVTCSREGGRCGVNSAVTALMKYNYSAGTNIGPVSETQQVMFRGLTFVLNAFTLRFVSKEIIGVVNVRLTLLYSTVVFLAREAFRRACLSGSTEQNWTQVINLLWLTVPVGALWSVMLGWVWLCLLEVPDPAGTPHYEVGVLLFGLSAVVELLAEPLWVLAQAHMFVRLKVIAESLSIIVKCLLTVLLVLLVPHWGLYIFSLAQLAYTSFLVLCYVLYFVKFLGSQEAEKSSFPLSRVRDLLPKCTRDKPVVNWRLAKLTWSFFKQSFLKQILTEGERYVMTFLNVLNFGDQGVYDIVNNLGSLVARFIFQPIEESFYIFFAKVLERGKQAKQQNTDDVTMAAAVLECLLKLVLLIGLTITVFGYAYSHLALDIYGGSLLSSGSGPSLLRYYSLYVLLLAVNGVTECFTFAAMSKEQVDRYNFVMLALSASFLSLSYFLTQWQGSVGFILANCLNMTLRIAHSVRYIQGYFSHSSSRPLAGLLPSPALLLVFLGSAGLTALSEVLLCCDSGWISRLVHIAVGAVCLLAVLITAFFTETKLVHFIRTQYLSRYTKKGM, encoded by the exons GTTATGTTTCGAGGGCTTACCTTTGTGCTCAATGCTTTCACGCTTCGCTTCGTGTCCAAAGAAATCATCGGGGTGGTGAATGTGAG GCTCACACTGCTCTACTCCACCGTGGTGTTTCTGGCAAGAGAAGCCTTTCGTAGGGCCTGTCTGAGCGGAAGCACAGAGCAAAACTGGACGCAGGTCATCAACCTTCTGTGGCTAAC AGTGCCTGTGGGGGCGCTGTGGTCGGTTATGCTGGGCTGGGTTTGGCTGTGTCTGCTGGAGGTTCCTGACCCGGCCGGTACCCCTCACTACGAGGTTGGGGTGCTGCTGTTCGGACTCTCCGCAGTGGTGGAGCTCCTGGCAGAGCCCCTGTGGGTGCTGGCCCAGGCGCACATGTTCGTGAGACTGAAG GTGATTGCTGAAAGTCTGTCCATCATTGTGAAGTGCCTCCTGACTGTGCTGCTTGTGCTTCTGGTTCCTCACTGGGGCCTCTACATCTTCTCGCTGGCTCAG CTCGCTTACACCAGTTTCCTGGTGCTGTGCTATGTTTTGTATTTCGTCAAGTTCCTCGGATCCCAGGAAGCGGAGAAGTCGTCTTTCCCTCTCTCCAGGGTCCGTGATTTATTACCGAAATGCACAAGAGACAAG CCAGTGGTTAACTGGAGACTGGCCAAACTGACTTGGAGCTTCTTCAAACAGTCATTCCTCAAGCAGATCCTAACAGAAG GTGAACGCTATGTCATGACCTTCCTAAATGTGTTGAATTTTGGAGACCAAG GAGTGTATGATATAGTGAATAACCTGGGCTCTCTGGTGGCCAGGTTCATCTTCCAGCCCATTGAAGAGAGCTTCTACATCTTCTTTGCCAAAGTGCTGGAGAGGGGGAAGCAAGCCAAGCAGCAGAACACG GATGACGTTACCATGGCAGCAGCGGTTCTGGAATGCCTCTTGAAGCTGGTGCTTCTGATTGGCCTGACCATCACGGTGTTTGGCTACGCCTACTCTCACCTGGCCCTGGATATTTATGGAGGGTCCTTGCTGAGCAGCGGATCAG GTCCCAGTCTTCTCCGGTACTACTCCCTGTACGTGCTGCTGCTGGCTGTCAACGGTGTGACCGAATGCTTCACCTTCGCTGCTATGAGCAAAGAACAAGTTGACAG GTATAATTTCGTGATGCTGGCACTGTCCGCCTCCTTCCTCAGCCTCTCGTACTTCCTGACCCAGTGGCAGGGCAGCGTGGGGTTCATCCTGGCAAACTGTCTCAACATGACGCTGCGCATCGCTCACAGCGTGCGCTACATCCAGGGCTACTTCTCCCACAGCTCCTCCAGGCCTCTGGCTGGCCTGCTCCCCTCCCCAGCCCTGCTGCTGGTCTTCCTTGGCAGCGCAGGGCTCACCGCCCTCTCGGAG GTGTTGTTGTGTTGTGATAGCGGCTGGATCTCACGGCTGGTGCATATAGCCGTGGGGGCTGTGTGTCTGCTGGCTGTTCTGATCACAGCGTTCTTCACCGAGACCAAATTAGTTCATTTTATAAGAACTCAATACTTATCCCGTTACACGAAAAAGGGAATGTAA